AGTTCCAAGCAGCACCAGAAGCAGATCGACGTGGCCAAGGACATTGCCGACCAGATCGCCGGAGGTTCGAACCGCGTCTTCGGCGTGATGATCGAAAGCCACCTGCAGGCCGGCGCCCAGAAGTTCTCGCCGGGCAAGGACCAGCTCTCGGGCCTCGAATACGGCAAGAGCATCACCGATGCATGCATCGGCTGGGACGATTCGGCGCAGGTGCTCGACACGCTGTCGCGGGCTGTGAAGCAGCGCAGGGGTTGAACGGGGGTCAGAGCATCCCGGCCAGCTCGGGCCAGTGGTGCCGCATGGCGTCGGCTTCGTCGCTGTCCGGCGGCACCAGCGAGAAGTCGGCAAAGTCGAAGCCCGGGCCGACCATGCAGGCGACCAGCGTGTAGTCGCCGCTGGCGTGGCCCTGGATGGGACGCGCGGCCTGCCACTGGCCGGCCGGCACCACGTGCTGCGGCCGCGTGCCGTGCGCATCGACCGGACCGAGCCGCACGTGGGCCGGTGCGGTGCGCAGGGCCGCGTCGCAGGTCCACAGCGCCAGCGGCACGCCCTCGAGGTGCACCCAGACTTCGTCCGACAGCACCCGGTGCCAGCGCGAGTGCTGCGCCGCCTCGAGCAGGAAGTAGATGCTGGTGAGCGCACTGCGCGGCGGCCGGCCGTCGGTGGGAACCACGCTCGCGGCCGAGCGGAAGACCTCGCTGTACCAGCCGCCCTCGGGGTGGGGCTGCAGCTTCAGGCCCTCGATCAGTTCCCGCGCGCGCATGGCGCTCATGGTGCCGCCGCGCCGCGCAGTGCCGCAAGCAGCTTGTCGTGCACGCCGCCGAAGCCGCCATTGCTCATGCAGACGATGTGGTCGCCGGGCCGTGCCGCGCCGACGATCTGCGCGACCAGCGGTTCGATCGCCCCCGCCACCTGTGCGCGCTCGCCCATTGGCGCCAGCGCCGCGGCGGCGTCCCAGTCGAGCCCCGCCGTGTGGCAGAACGACCGGTCGGCCGATTCCAGGCTCCAGGGCAGCTGCGCGGCCATCACGCCGAGCTTCATGGTGTTGCTGCGCGGCTCGAAGGCGGCAAGGATGCGCTCGTCCTTCTTGCCGGCGGCATCGAGCTTCTTGCGCAGGCCATCGAGCGTGGTGCGGATGGCCGTGGGGTGGTGGGCGAAGTCGTCATACACGGTGATCGCGCCGTCGCGGCGCTCGACGGTGCCGCGCAATTCCATCCGGCGGCGCACGTTCCTGAAGCTGCCGAGCGCGCGCGCCGCATCGGCCGGCGCCACGCCGACGTGCTCGGCGGCCGCGATCGCGGCCAGAGCATTCATCTGGTTGTGCAGGCCCGAGAGCTCCCACTCGACCCGGCCCACCGCTTCCCCCTGCCGCAGCACGTCGAAGGCATCGTGCGAGCCGCGGGCCTGCCATTCGCCGCCCGCGCCGAAGCGCGCGAGCTCGCTCCAGCAGCCTTGGGCCAGAACGCGCTGCAGGCTCTCTTCGGTGGCGTTGACCACCAAGCGGCCGGTGCCGGGCACCGTGCGCACCAGGTGGTGGAACTGGCGCTCGATGGCGGCAAGATCATCGAAGATGTCCGCGTGATCGAACTCGAGGTTGTTGAGAATCGCGGTGCGCGGGCGGTAGTGCACGAACTTGCTGCGCTTGTCGAAGAAGGCGGTGTCGTACTCGTCGGCCTCGATGACGAAGGGCGCACCGCCGCCGGACCGCGCCGAGACGCCGAAGTCGAGCGGCACACCGCCCACCAGGAAGCCCGGCGCCTTGCCGCCTTGCTCGAGCACCCAGGCCAGCATCGAGGTGGTGGTGGTCTTGCCGTGGGTTCCGGCCACGGCCATCACGTGGCGGCCCGCCAGCACATGCTCGGCCAGCCACTGCGGCCCGCTGGTGTAGGGCCGGCCGGCATCCAGGATGGCTTCCATCAGCGGAAACTTGGGCGTGCCGTCGGGCAGCCGGGCCCTCGACACCACGTTGCCGACCACGAACATGTCGGGCGCGAGGGCCAGCTGGTCGGCTGCGAAGCCTTCGATCAGGTCGATGCCGAGCGAGCGAAGCTGGTCGCTCATGGGCGGGTACACACCGGCGTCGCAGCCCGTGACCCTGTGGCCCGCTTCGCGCGCCAGGGCGGCCACGCCGCCCATGAACGTGCCGCAGATGCCGAGAATATGAATGTGCATCGGGCGATTCTAGGGAGCCGCATGGACGCCGGCGCCGCCGCAACGCGCGCGCTTTGTACCGATGTTCGTGTGAGGGCGGCTGACTGCGGGCAAAATATCCCGATGGACACGACCACCAAGCGTGAGATCGCCGCCACCGCAGCCCGCCTCGTCGTCGAGGAGGGGCTGGAGTACGGCCCGGCCAAGCGCCGCGCGGTACGAGACCTGGGCCTGTCGTCGCGCACGGCGCTGCCCAACAACGACGAGGTCGAGGCCGAAGTCCGCGACTACATCGCGCTGTATTGCGCCGACACCCAGCCCCAGGAACTGCATGCCCTGCGGCTTCTTGCGCTCGAATGGATGGAGCGCATGGCGGCATTCCGGCCGCATGTCGGGGGGGCCGTCTGGCACGGTACCGCGACCCGGCTGTCAGACATTTATATTCAGTTGTTCTGCGATGATTCCAAGTCGGCCGAGATTGCCCTCATCGACCATCACGTGGACTACGAGCCGCGCATGGTGACCGGATTTCATGGCGAGCAGGTGGAGGCCCTCAGCGTGCATGCCGCGAGCCGCGCCCTCGGCGAAGAAATCGGCGTCCACTTGCTGGTGTACGACCTGGACGACCTGCGCGGCGCGCTTCGTCCCGACGCCCAGGGGCGCGCGCCCCGCGGCGACCTCGCTGCGCTGCGCCGGCTGATCGAAAAAGAAAAGGACAAGTGAATGACTTCTTCGCCCACACGGCGCCGCCTTCTCTACGGCGGCGTGGCGGTCGCGGCCGCCGCGGCGGGCCTGGGCGGTGCATGGTGGCGTGAGCGCGGCAGCCGCGCGGAGGGGGAGATGCTCGATGCGGCCTTCTGGTCGCAACGCTTCGACCGTCCCGAAGGCGGCGAGCTGGTGTTTTCCGATCTCCGCGGCAAGCCGCTGCTCCTGAATTTCTGGGCGACCTGGTGTCCTCCGTGCGTGGAGGAAATGCCGATGATCGATCGCTTCTTCCGCGAAAATGGGGGGAACGGCTGGCAAGTTGTCGGTTTGGCCATCGACCAACCGAGCGCCGTGCGCAAATTCCTGCAGAAAACACCCGTCAGTTATCCCACGGGTTTGGCCGGTTTGCAGGGAACGGAGCTGGTGAAAAGTCTGGGAAATACCGCGGGCGGCTTGCCTTTCACGCTCGTCCTGAACGGCAGCGGCGCTGTGGCGGCCCGTAAAATGGGCAAGCTCGAAGCCGCCGACCTGGCGGCTTGGCGGCGTGATCTGGTTCACGGTTAGAATCAGATACACACTCGGCATTCGCCGCCAATCGCTAAAGATCGCCGATTTTTAGCCAAGTTACTTCCTAATGACCGGCAAAGTCGGCACTGGAGCCTCATGGATCTGCGCAAACTCAAGACACTGATCGACCTGGTGTCGGAATCCAATATTTCCGAACTGGAAATCACCGAAACCGAAGGCAAGGTTCGCATCGTCAAGGGCGGCATCGCCGCACCCGTGCAATATGTGCAGACGGTGGCTGCTCCCGCGGCCGCGGCTCCTGCAGCCGGCGGCGCCCCGGCTCCCGCGATCGCCAGCGCCCCGGCACCCGAGGCTGCGCCCGCCGGGCATGCCGTCAAGTCGCCCATGGTGGGAACCTTCTACCGCTCGTCCAGCCCTGGCGCGGCGGCTTTCGTCGAAATCGGCAGCAAGGTCAACGAGGGCGACACCATCTGCATCATCGAAGCGATGAAGATCCTCAACGAAATCGAAGCCGACAAATCCGGCACGATCACCCAGATCCTCGGCGAAAACGGTCAGGCGGTCGAATACGGCCAGCCACTGTTCATCATCGAGTGACCATGTTCAAGAAGATCCTGGTTGCAAACCGGGGGGAAATCGCCCTCCGGATCCAGCGCGCCTGCAGCGAGCTCGGCATCAAGGCCGTGATGGTCTATTCCGAGGCCGACCGCGACGCGAAGTACGTCAAGCTCGCGCAGGAGGCCGTCTGCATCGGCCCGGCGCCGTCGTCGCTGAGCTATCTCAACATGCCGGCGATCATCTCGGCGGCCGAGGTGACCGACGCCGAGGCAATCCATCCCGGCTACGGCTTCCTGAGCGAGAACGCCAACTTCGCCGAGCGCGTCGAACAGAGCGGTTTCCAGTTCATCGGCCCCACGCCGGACAACATCCGCACGATGGGCGACAAGGTCGCGGCCAAGCAGGCAATGATCAAGGCCGGCGTGCCCTGCGTGCCCGGCTCCGAAGGCGAGCTCTCGGACGACGCCGCCACCAACAAGCGCATTGCGCGCGCCATCGGCTACCCGGTCATCATCAAGGCCGCCGGCGGCGGCGGCGGGCGCGGCATGCGCGTGGTGCACACCGAGGCGGCGCTGATCAACGCCATCCAGATGACCAAGGCGGAAGCCGGCGGTGCATTCAACAACCCGGCCGTGTACATGGAGAAGTTTCTCCAGAACCCGCGCCACGTCGAAATCCAGATCCTCGCGGACAAGCACAAGAATGCGGTCTACCTGGGCGAGCGCGACTGCTCCATGCAGCGACGCCACCAGAAGGTGATCGAGGAATCGCCGGCGCCGGGCATTCCCCGCAAGCTGATCGAGAAGATCGGCGAGCGCTGCGCGGCGGCCTGCAAGAAGATCGGCTACCGCGGCGCCGGCACCTTCGAGTTCCTCTATGAGAACGGCGAGTTCTATTTCATCGAGATGAACACGCGCGTGCAGGTGGAACACCCGGTGACCGAGTTCACCACCGGCATCGACATCGTGAAGACGCAGATCATGGTCGCGGCCGGCGAGAAGCTGCCCTTCACGCAGCGCCAGATCGAGATGCGCGGCCACGCCATCGAGTGCCGCATCAATGCCGAAGACGCCTGGAAGTTCACGCCGTCGCCGGGCCGCATCACCATGTGGCATCCGCCGGGCGGACCTGGCGTCCGCGTCGATTCGCATGCCTACACCAACTACTTCGTGCCGCCGAACTACGACTCCATGATCGGCAAGATCATCGTCTACGGCGACACCCGCGAGCAGGCCATGGCACGCATGCGCACGGCGCTGAACGAAACCGTGATCGAAGGCATCCAGACCAACATTCCGCTGCACCGCGAACTGATGGTCGACGCCAAGTTCATGAGCGGCGGCACCAACATCCACTATCTCGAAGAGTGGCTCGCGGCCCACAAGCGCTGAACGATACCGGACGCCGCCATGTTTGAACTTCGCCTGATGGCGCCGGAAGACCGGGTCGAAATGCTCGGCGACGCGCTCGACGCACTTGATGCGCTGAGCGTGTCGGTGGAAGACGCCGACGCGCAGACCGACGCCGAGCAGGCACTGTTCGGCGAGCCCGGCATGCCGCCGCCCAAGGAGGGCTGGCAGCGCTCGCGCGTGATCGCGCTGTTTGCCGACGAAGCGCTCGCCAACGAGGCGGCGTCGGTGCTTGCGCTGCAGGATTTCTTCGAAGGCTGCGAAGTGCTCGGCGTGGCGCCCGTGCCGGACCAGGACTGGGTGCGGCTCACGCAATCGCAGTTTGCGCCGGTCGAGATCACGCCCGAATTCTGGATCGTGCCCACCTGGCACGAGCCGCCCGGCGCGGCCAGGCAGGTGATCCGCCTGGATCCGGGACTGGCCTTCGGCACCGGCACGCATCCGACCACGCGCATGTGCCTGCGGTGGATCGCGAAGCAGGGCGGGTTCGGCGGCCAGCGCGTGCTCGACTACGGCTGCGGCTCCGGCATCTTGGCCATCGGCGCGGCCAAGTTCGGTGCGCCCGACATCGACGCCGTCGACATCGACGAAGCGGCCGTTTCGGCCACCCGCCTCAACGCCGAAGCCAACGGCGTGCGCCTGAATGCCGGCCTGCCCGAAGCCGCCAGGGGCCGCTACGACACGGTGCTGGCCAACATCCTGGCGACACCGCTCAAGGTGCTCGCGCCCTTGCTGCACAGCCATGTGGCACCCGGTGGATCGCTGGTTCTGGCCGGCATCCTCGAGCGCCAGGCCGACGAGTTGAAGCAGGCCTATGCGCCGTATGCGGCGCTCGAAGTCAGCGACAGCGAGGACGGCTGGATCCTGATGACGGCGCGCTGCTGAGGACGCAGTCGGCCGTTCGCGTTGCCGCGATGGCGCTCTCGCGGCGAGGGCCGGACCCTACAATCGCCCGGTCATGAGCCTCGTCACGCGCTGCCCCGCCTGCAACACCACCTTCAAGGTGGTTCGCGACCAGCTCCGCATCTCGGACGGCTGGGTGCGCTGCGGCCGTTGCAGCCACGTGTTCGACGCCACCCTCGACCTGCACGAAGCGCCCGACGCCGTTCCGGCCGCCGGCACTGCGCCGCCGCCTGCTGCCATCTCCGAGTCATCCGAACCACCCGAGCCCCCGGAAGAACCTTCGGGTGAATCCCGGCCTGCGGACGAAGATGCCGATTTGTCGGACGACGAGCCCGGACCTGGCGAAGCGCCCGCAGCTTCCGCCACGGCGCCCGGGCCGGCATCGCTGCCGGTACACGGCATCGTCGCGGACGAGCTGTGGTCGGACTTCGAGGCCAACGAGCCTGAATGGCGTCCGCCGCCGAGTTCGCTGCCGCCGTTCCCCGACATCGACCTGAACCTTGCGGCCCCGCCATCCCCCCCGCCGCCACCACCGCCGCCTTTGCCGGCCCTGCGCCTGAAGGCGCGCGAGCTTACGGCCTCCGCCAGCGACGAGAACGAGAAGCACGAGGCTGCGCAGGACCGCGACCAGGTGCAGATGCAGAAGGCGCTGCGCAGGGCGCGCATCAAGTCGGCCAAGATCGCCAGTGCCAAGGCGCGGGATGAGCGCACGGCCGCCAAGGCGTCGGCCTCTTCGATGGTGCGCGAGGCCAGCGAGCCCGATGCAACGGCCGTCGCTGTCCCCGCGCCGCACAGCGATGCCGAAGAAGATTCCGAGCGGGTTCCGCTGTTCGACAACGAAAAACCGAGCCCCGAGGGCGCAGCTTTCTGGCAGCGTCGCCCCGTGCGGCTCGGGCTTCGCGGCGTTGCGGTGCTTGCCGTCCTGCTGCTGGTCGTCCAGGTCTTGCGCCACGAGCGCGACGGCATCGTGGCCCGACAGCCGAACCTGCGGCCGGCACTTGCTTCGCTCTGCCAGCTCTCCGGCTGCGAGCTCGCGGCGCTGCGCCAGATCGGCGACATCGTGATCGAGGGCGCCGCCTTCGCACGCGAGAAGAGCGGCAACAACGACTACCGGCTCAGCTTCACCCTGCGCAACGGCGCCGCCGTTCCCCTTGCCATGCCGGCGATCGAGCTCTCGCTGCTCGATACGCAAGAGCGTGCCGTGGTGCGCCGCGTGCTGACGGCCTCCGACTATGGCGCGCCCTCGGTGCTTGCGGCACGTGCCGACCAGGCCGCGTCGTTGCCGCTGACCTTGTCCGCCACCGAGGCGGCCACGCTGCCGCCGATCGCCGGCTACCGCGTCGAGGCGTTCTATCCCTAGGCCGGGCGCGCGTTCGACTTTTTCATCCATTCCAAACTAACGGTCCACCCATGGCAGCAGTGATTTGCGGTTCCCTCGCGTTCGACACCATCATGACTTTCGAGGGCCGGTTCGCCGACCAGATTCTTCCGGACCAGCTGCACATCCTGAATGTGTCTTTCCTGGTGCCGGGCCTGCGGCGCGACTTCGGCGGCTGCGCCGGCAACATTGCCTACAGCCTCAACGCACTGGGCGGTACGGCGCTGCCGATGGCCACCCTCGGCAGCGACGGCGCCGACTACCTGGAGCGCATGCGGACGCTGGGCATCAGCACCGAGTTCGTCCGCCAGCTGGACGACACCTTCACCGCGCAGGCGATGATCATGAACGACGTTGACAACAACCAGATCACGGCGTTCCATCCCGGCGCGATGCAACAGGCGCACCTCACCAAGGTCGTGGCGCGCGAAGACATCCGCGTCGGCATCATCGCGCCCGACGGCCGCGACGCCATGCTGCAGCATGCCGAACAGTTCGCCGCCGCAGGGATCCCGTTCGTGTTCGATCCGGGCCAGGGCTTGCCGATGTTCGACGGCGACGCCCTCAAGCATTTCGTCGACCTGGCGAGCTGGGTCGTGGTCAACGACTACGAAGGAAAAATGCTTTCGCAGCGCACCGGCTGGAGCCTGGCCGAGATCTCGAAGCGCGTGCGCGGCCTGGTGGTCACGCTGGCCGCCGATGGCTGCGAGGTCTGGACCGATGGCGAGCGCGCGCATGTGCCGGGCGTGACGCCGACCGCCGTGGTCGAGCCCACCGGCTGCGGCGACGCCTGGCGCGGTGCGCTGCTGTTCGGCCTCGAGAAGGAATGGCCGCTCGCGCAATGCGCGGCGCTGGGCAACCGCATCGGTGCGCTCAAGATCGCACAGCGCGGACCGCAGAACTACCAGATCGACCGGCAGGCGCTCGGCCTCTGAGTCGCTTTGTTCAGGCGCCCATAAAAAAAGCCCGACACCGTGAGGTGCCGGGCTTTTTGCCGTCAAAGGCGCTGGGAAGCTCAGGGCTTGCTGGCCGTAGGGAACGGCCAGGCTGCCTGCGGGTTCAGCGTCGTTTGCGCAGCAGGCGCAGGCGCTGCGGCAGGAGCTGCTGCCTTGGCAGCCTTCTTTGCAGCAGGCTTCTTGGCAGCAGCGGCAGGCTTGGCAGCGGGCTTTTTCGCGGCTTTCTTGGCCGCAGCCTTTTTGGCAGGAGCCTTCTTGGCGGCAGCCTTCTTCGCAGGGGCCTTCTTGGCAGCGGCCTTCTTCGCCGGAGCCTTCTTCGCCGCCGCCTTCTTGGCAGGAGCCTTCTTCGCTGCGGCCTTCTTTGCCGGAGCCTTCTTGGCAGCGGCCTTCTTGGCGGGAGCTGCCTTCTTCGCGGCTACCTTCTTCGCAGGCGCCTTCTTGGCGGCTACCTTCTTGGCTGCGACCTTCTTGGCAGGAGCCTTCTTCGCAGCTACCTTCTTCGCCGGAGCCTTCTTAGCGGCCGCGACCTTCTTTGCCGGAGCCTTCTTTGCAGCGGCTTTCTTAGCCGGCGCTTTCTTTGCAGTTGCCATTTCTATTTCTCCTTGATCAAGTTGAAAAAATCAACCTATTGAAGCACTCCGCGCACGTTGGTAGCGCAAAGCGATTCATGGCGTTGGAATCTGAGCCCCAGCACCATGAACACCTGAGCCCTCGTCCATGCCGCGCTCTTCGGCGCGATCGGTGGCAAGGGCAATTCTTGAATTCATTAATTCTTGTCGGAAAGATTCAATCCCAGGAGAGCGCGCCACCCGACTGGTATTCGATCACGCGGGTCTCGAAGAAATTGCGCTCTTTCTTCAGGTCAATCATTTCGCTCATCCAGGGGAACGGGTTTTCCTCGTTCGGGAAGAGCGTTTCGAGGCCGATCTGCTGTGCCCGCCGATTGGCGATGTAGCGCAGGTAGCCCTTGAACATGGAGGCGTTCATGCCGAGCACGCCGCGCGGCATGGTGTCTTCGGCGTATTTGTACTCGAGCTCGACGGCCTTCATGAAGAGGGCCTTGATCTCTGCCTTGAACTCGGGGGTCCAGAGGCCGGGGTTCTCGAGCTTGAGCTGGTTGATCAGGTCGATGCCGAAATTGCAGTGCATCGACTCGTCGCGCAGGATGTACTGGTACTGCTCGGCGGCGCCGGTCATCTTGTTCTGGCGGCCGAGCGCGAGGATCTGCGTGAAGCCGACGTAGAAGAACAGGCCCTCCATCAGGCAGGCGAACACGATCAGCGACTTGAGCAGCGTCTGGTCGGTTTCGTGCGTGCCGGTCTTGAAGAGCGGGTCGCTGATGGCGTCGATGAACGGGATCAGGAACTGGTCCTTCTCGCGGATCGACGGCACTTCGTTGTAGGCGTTGAAGATCTCGCTCTCGTCCAGGCCGAGCGACTCGACGATGTACTGGTAGGCGTGCGTGTGGATCGCTTCCTCGAAGGCCTGGCGCAGCAGGAACTGGCGGCATTCGGGCGCCGTGATGTGGCGGTAGGTGCCCAGCACGATGTTGTTGGCGGCCAGCGAGTCGGCGGTCACGAAGAAGCCGAGGTTGCGCTTGACGATGCGGCGCTCGTCTTCGGTCAGGCCGTTCGGGTCCTTCCACAACGCGATGTCGCGCGTCATGTTCACTTCTTGCGGCATCCAGTGGTTGGCGCAGGTGGCCAGGTATTTTTCCCAGGCCCACTTGTACTTGAACGGCACCAGCTGGTTGACGTCGGTCTGGCCGTTGATGATGCGCTTGTCGGAAGCCTTGACGCGCTGCGCAGCGACGGGTGCTGCGGTGGGCTGCTGTGCAATCGACGAAGTCGGAGCGTCCACCGATCGGCCTGCGGTCATGCCGCTGGTCGATGCGTGGTGCTGTTGCAATCCTTGTTGCATATCCTTTGGCAAGGAGGGCTTGACTTCTTCGTCCCAGGTCAACATAGAAAAATCCAATGCTCGATTATCGGAGCAACGATGTGAGTTGCAAAGTGCTCGTTCACGTCGCGCTCCATTTATGTGGTTGTTATGTTGCTCTCATGCATCGCGCGATGTCAGTCGATGCCGTGATCGACTGAGAGTTCGCGCGTCGTGCATGCACCTCTCTACTTCACTCGCGCGTCATTGGCATGCTTCGCAGGTCGGATCGTCGACGCCGCAGAACGCGATGTCGGTCGCAGGCATCGCATTCATCTGCGCCTTCGCTGCGGCAGCCGCGGCATCAAGCGCACTCATGCCCGAGGATGCATCGCTGCCCGAAGACACGGCGTTGAGGCGGCCCGATTGCACCGTCGATTTTTCCGCGTGCGTCGCGCTCTGCGTGCGCAGGTAGTAGGTGGTTTTCAAGCCGCGCAGCCATGCGAGCTTGTAGGTGTCGTCGAGCTTCTTGCCCGATGCACCGGCCATGTAGATGTTGAGCGATTGCGCCTGGTCGATCCACTTCTGGCCGGCGCGCGGCGGCTTCGACCAGCCACGTCGTCTCGACCTCGAACGCGGTGGCGTAGAGCGCCTTCACGTCCTGCGGAACGCGATCGATCGGGCGCAGCGAACCGTCGAAGTGCTTCAGGTCCATCACCATCACGTCGTCCCACAGGCCCAGGCGCTTCAGGTCGCGCACCAGGTAGTGGTTGATCACGGTGAACTCGCCCGACAGGTTCGACTTGACCGACAGGTTGCCGAAGCAGGGCTCGATGGACGCGTCGACGCCAATGATGTTGGAGATGGTCGCGGTCGGTGCGATGGCCACGCAGTTCGAATTGCGCATGCCGTCGGCCTTGATCTTCTGGCGCAGCGCGTCCCAGTCGAGCGTGGCCGAGCGGTCCACTTCCACGTAGCCGCCGCGGGCCTTCTCAAGCAGCTCGAGCGTGTCGATCGGCAGGATGCCCTTGTCCCAGAGCGAGCCCTTGTAGCTGGAGTACTTGCCGCGTTCCTTGGCGAGCTCGGTCGAGGCCCAGTAGGCGTGGTAGCAGATGGCTTCCATCGACTCGTCGGCAAACTGCACGGCTTCCTGCGAGGCGTAGGGAATCCGCAGTTCGTACAGCGCGTCCTGGAAGCCCATCAGGCCCAGGCCGACCGGACGGTGGCGCAGGTTCGAGTCGCGCGCCTTCTTCACGGCGTAGTAGTTGATGTCGATCACGTTGTCGAGCATGCGCATCGCGGTGGCGATGGTCTTCTTGAGCTTGTCGTGGTCGACCTTGCCGTCCTTCAGGTGCTGCAGCAGGTTCACGGAACCCAGGTTGCAGACGGCGGTTTCGGTGTCGCTGGTGTTCAGCGTGATCTCGGTGCACAGGTTCGAGGAGTGCACCACGCCGGCGTGCTGTTGCGGCGAGCGCACGTTGCAGGCGTCCTTGAAGGTGATCCAGGGATGGCCGGTCTCGAACAGCATCGTGAGCATCTTGCGCCAAAGGTCCGAGGCCTGGATGGTGCGGGCGGGCTTGATCTCGCCGCGCGCGGCCTTTTCCTCGTAGGCCACGTAGGCCTTCTCGAAGTCGGCGCCGAACAGGTCGTGCAGGTCGGGCACGTTGGAGGGCGAGAACAGCGTCCAGGTGCCCTTTTCCATCACGCGGCGCATGAAGAGGTCGGGAATCCAGTTGGCCGTGTTCATGTCGTGCGTGCGGCGGCGGTCGTCGCCGGTGTTCTTGCGCAGTTCCAGGAACTCCTCGATGTCCAGGTGCCAGGTTTCCAGGTACGTGCAGACGGCGCCCTTGCGCTTGCCGCCCTGGTTCACCGCCACGGCCGTGTCGTTGACCA
The Variovorax sp. OAS795 genome window above contains:
- a CDS encoding ribonucleotide-diphosphate reductase subunit beta, with the protein product MLTWDEEVKPSLPKDMQQGLQQHHASTSGMTAGRSVDAPTSSIAQQPTAAPVAAQRVKASDKRIINGQTDVNQLVPFKYKWAWEKYLATCANHWMPQEVNMTRDIALWKDPNGLTEDERRIVKRNLGFFVTADSLAANNIVLGTYRHITAPECRQFLLRQAFEEAIHTHAYQYIVESLGLDESEIFNAYNEVPSIREKDQFLIPFIDAISDPLFKTGTHETDQTLLKSLIVFACLMEGLFFYVGFTQILALGRQNKMTGAAEQYQYILRDESMHCNFGIDLINQLKLENPGLWTPEFKAEIKALFMKAVELEYKYAEDTMPRGVLGMNASMFKGYLRYIANRRAQQIGLETLFPNEENPFPWMSEMIDLKKERNFFETRVIEYQSGGALSWD